In Papaver somniferum cultivar HN1 chromosome 1, ASM357369v1, whole genome shotgun sequence, a genomic segment contains:
- the LOC113357588 gene encoding uncharacterized protein LOC113357588, producing MFPQVFLMESVSCKSLLLSFLFISWAHSALCAVDGLKGGKVRGVNLGNWLVVEGWMKPSLFKDIPNGDMLDGAKVQFQSLSSNKYVSTQDGGGSSVFLDQDTDDTWETFRLWRVSQSEYQFRAPKGQFLTVTLASFLSCTGKGASVMATSKLPSLNETFTIERSSFGRVRIKHSSGTYLQASSEDELKADYVGTPGFNDGSAAIFNMTFVGENLQGEYQLSNGYGLKNATKVLTDHRNSYITREDFAFLSQHGINTVRIPVGWWITKDPNPPDPYVGGSLAALDNAFKWAQEFRIKCIVSLYAAPGSQNGGDHSSSRDGSIDWTKSDNIQQSLDAIEFLASKYGSDPALLGIDLLSEPHSPEVPFDTLQKYYNDGYDIVRKHSATTYVIMCQLTGNNGANPDPAVLYHANTGNGKSNVVVDLHYDNLYNSLFFQNMSPQENINYLYNPRKTQINSLNAADGPLVFIGEWVNEFGRGKWSRKEFQKYGSAQLDVYGSASFGWAYWSLKNDAVNFRDLKWNINNNYLQLTAVRKAIVWKILLPVSSLVAIIICILVYIYLLKRNKAYKRERLKGLQGVLADLLKSKATYNDTPNNSLDDGKTEGETQDLQVFNYAYLSNATNNFCLKNKLGEGGFGPVYKGKLQNEQEIAVKRLSKNSGQGIEEFKNEVVLISKLQHRNLVRLLGCCIQGEEYMLIYEYMSKGSLDAFLFDPNKKAQLNWDKRFNIIGGIARGLLYLHRDSRLRVIHRDLKVSNILLDENMTPKISDFGMARIFGGDQIIAQTNRVVGTFGYMSPEYIMGGTFSEKSDVFSFGVLILEIISGKKNNSFYNLEEPINLLLHTWKLWNEGKWSEVVDEDLGDLYSPLEMMKCVHIGLLCVQNIAIDRPTMTEVDLMLISETDRPSPKEPPYTFLTSSDKPDSGPTRSSSNLITITTVEGR from the exons atGTTTCCTCAAGTATTTCTCATGGAATCTGTTTCTTGCAAATCGCTTTTACTTTCATTTCTTTTCATCTCTTGGGCACACTCTG CTTTGTGTGCCGTGGATGGACTGAAAGGTGGGAAAGTAAGAGGTGTGAACTTAGGTAATTGGTTAGTTGTTGAAGGATGGATGAAACCTTCACTATTTAAGGACATTCCCAACGGGGATATGCTT GACGGAGCAAAGGTTCAGTTTCAATCTCTGAGCTCAAATAAGTACGTAAGTACACAGGATGGAGGAGGTTCTAGTGTCTTTTTAGACCAAGACACTGACGATACTTGGGAAACCTTCAGA TTATGGAGGGTATCTCAATCGGAATATCAGTTTCGTGCTCCAAAAGGACAGTttct AACTGTCACACTTGcttct ttTCTATCTTGTACTGGAAAAGGGGCCTCTGTCATGGCAACATCAAAATTACCGTCTTTGAATGAAACATTTACTATTGAAAGATCTAGCTTTGGCCGAGTTCGCATTAAGCATTCTAGCGGTACATATCTGCAG GCTTCTTCTGAAGATGAGCTCAAGGCAGACTATGTTGGGACCCCAGGATTTAATGATGGTAGCGCAGCTATATTTAATATGACTTTTGTTGGTGAGAATTTGCAAGGAGAGTACCAGCTCTCCAATGGGTATGGACTAAAGAATGCAACAAAAGTGCTTACT GATCATAGGAACAGTTACATTACACGAGAAGATTTCGCGTTTCTTAGCCAACATGGTATAAACACCGTGAGGATTCCTGTTGGATGGTGGATTACCAAAGATCCCAATCCACCAGATCCTTATGTTGGGGGAAGTTTGGCAGCTCTAGATAATGCATTCAAATGGGCACA GGAGTTTCGCATAAAATGCATAGTCAGCCTCTACGCAGCTCCGGGTTCCCAGAATGGAGGGGATCACAGTTCTAGTCGAGATGGTTCTATTGACTGGACGAAATCAGATAATATCCAGCAAAGCCTTGATGCTATAGAATTCTTAGCCTCCAA GTATGGAAGCGATCCAGCTCTATTGGGGATTGACCTTTTGAGTGAACCACATTCTCCTGAAGTTCCTTTCGACACCTTACAGAAGTACTACAATGACGGATATGACATTGTGAGGAAACATTCAGCCACAACTTATGTAATAATGTGTCAGTTGACTGGCAACAATGGTGCAAACCCAGACCCGGCAGTACTTTATCATGCCAACACTGGTAATGGGAAATCAAACGTTGTGGTGGACTTGCACTACGACAATCTCTACAATtctttatttttccaaaatatGAGCCCACAGGAGAATATCAATTACTTATATAATCCCAGGAAAACTCAAATAAATTCCCTAAACGCTGCTGACGGACCATTGGTTTTTATTG GGGAATGGGTGAACGAATTTGGCAGAGGCAAGTGGTCTCGGAAGGAATTTCAAAAGTATGGTAGTGCACAGTTAGATGTGTATGGTTCAGCTTCCTTTGGATGGGCATATTGGTCACTCAAGAATGATGCTGTTAATTTTCGGGATCTCAAATggaatatcaacaacaattacCTCCAGTTAACTGCAG TCAGGAAGGCGATAGTTTGGAAGATCCTTCTACCCGTTTCCTCTTTGGTGGCAATTATCATTTGCATCTTAGTCTACATTTATCTGCTCAAGAGAAATAAGGCTTATAAAAGAG AAAGATTGAAAGGACTCCAAGGGGTGTTGGCAGATTTGCTGAAATCCAAGGCTACCTACAATGACACTCCAAATAACTCGTTAGATGATGGTAAAACAGAAGGAGAAACACAAGATTTGCAAGTATTTAACTATGCTTATTTATCCAATGCTACAAACAACTTTTGTTTGAAAAATAAGTTGGGAGAAGGAGGTTTTGGGCCAGTTTATAAG GGTAAATTGCAAAACGAGCAGGAAATAGCAGTAAAACGACTGTCTAAAAACTCTGGACAGGGTATTGAAGAGTTCAAGAACGAGGTTGTATTGATCTCCAAACTTCAACACCGTAACCTTGTGAGACTGTTGGGTTGCTGCATTCAAGGAGAAGAATATATGTTAATTTATGAATACATGTCCAAGGGTAGCCTGGATGCGTTTCTATTCG ATCCAAATAAGAAAGCACAACTTAATTGGGATAAGCGCTTCAATATTATTGGAGGGATTGCTCGAGGCCTTCTATACCTTCACCGTGATTCTCGTTTAAGAGTTATTCACAGAGATCTTAAAGTCAGTAACATTTTATTGGATGAAAACATGACTCCGAAAATTTCAGACTTTGGAATGGCACGAATATTTGGTGGTGACCAAATTATTGCTCAAACTAACCGGGTTGTTGGTACATT TGGCTACATGTCTCCAGAATATATAATGGGAGGTACATTTTCAGAGAAATCAGATGTTTTTAGTTTCGGGGTGTTGATACTAGAAATTATAAGCGGTAAAAAAAATAACAGCTTTTACAATCTTGAAGAACCTATAAACCTCTTACTTCAT ACTTGGAAACTTTGGAATGAAGGGAAATGGTCAGAGGTTGTTGATGAGGACTTGGGTGATTTGTATTCTCCATTAGAAATGATGAAATGTGTACATATTGGTTTGTTATGTGTTCAGAATATAGCAATAGATAGGCCAACAATGACTGAAGTGGATCTCATGTTAATCAGTGAAACTGATCGTCCATCTCCGAAAGAACCTCCGTATACTTTCCTAACATCATCAGATAAGCCAGATTCGGGGCCAACTCGCTCCTCAAGTAATTTAATCACTATCACCACGGTTGAAGGTCGATGA